The nucleotide window GTCAAATCGTTGATACCTATGGACTTATCCCAAATGGCGGACGAATTTATTATCAACAAAGATCTCAACCACCTATGTTAATTCCAATGGTTGACCTCTACGTCAATGCCACTGGCGACATTGAATTTCTCCGACAAAGGATCAGCAcaatcgaaaaagaaatggaattcTGGCTCACAAACCGAACAGTTTCCGTTAACGGATACACTCTTGCGCGATACAACGTGGAATATGACGGACCTAGGCCAGAGTCTTACAGGTTTACCAATCTTTCACCTAAAACCATGCCAATGTAAGAAAGTGTTATTTATGTAATGAAGATTCCtatttaaacaaaagagagGATCTGAAAACCGCTGGTAATTTAAGCGGGAATGACCTAGAAGAATTCTACATAAATATGAAGTCCGGTGCGGAATCTGGCTGGGATTTTAGCACGCGATGGTTTATCAATGACGAAGGCACGAATGTCGGTGATATAGGCAACGTCAAGATAAGGAACATTGTCCCGGTAGATTTAAATGCCTTTATTTGCATGAATGTGCAACTGCTGTCAAAAATGTTCAGTCTGGTAGGTGACGAGGCGAAATCTCAAATCTACCGTGATAAGTTTCTTGCATGGAAGGAGGCCATACAAATGGTAGGCGtataaatttatatttcaAGAAATAGCATTCCACATTTGCATTTGATGCCTATTATACGTATAGGTGTTGTGGAATGAGGAAGATGGAGTTTGGTTGGACTACGATATGCTAAATAACTTGCAAAGGCATTACTTTTATCCATCCAACATTGCACCGTTGTGGGCTGGATGCTGGGACGAGGCATCCCCTCAAAACAGTTTAGTCGTCGACCGTGTGCTCAATTATCTTGATCAGAGCCAAGCTTTACAGTAAGTCCATGAGTGAAAAGTCTTGAATAGAGCTACACACAGTGACATTCCGCATTTCACATGCAGATTCGTTGGCGGTATTCCGACATCCATGCAAAACTCTGGTCAACAATGGGACTATCCTAACGGCTGGGCACCCTTGCAGGTACGAAGAACAAGATAGCTGATGATAACTCGTTCCACATCGAGCACGCTTATATATGTATTTTGCTTTAGCATTTATTGGTTTACGGTCTGGAAAATACTGCTGATCCTAGGGCTGAAACACTGGCGTTTGATATCGCTCGCAAATGGCTCGATAAtaattttttggcttttcaGCAAAGTATTCCTAACGCGATGTTCGAAAAGGTAACAACATTCAGAGATCTTGTTTTATGCACTCTAactcttcctcttttttttctttttcagtatGATGTTACGTCTTTAGGGCTGCCAGGAGGTacattattaaaaatttaaatacgTTGCtctgaaatttgaaatcacacaAATTTAGGTGGAGGAGAATACGACGTTCAACCAGGTTTTGGATGGACTAACGGTGTTGTTCTTGACTTCCTGGAAAAGTATGGGAACCGACTGTGATCATCCTTTGCACTGCAAGATTCAATCTTCAAGCCAAGCAAGTGTTGCATTTCATGGAAAATGACATTTTCAAATATTAAGATTTAGGTTAATCCATGCATGTATTATTCATGGAATATATTATCGTAACAAAGGAGTGGAATAAAGTAATTGGAATCATATTTATAGTAACTTCTAAAATTctgttttaaaaacaacaaaaaagaaacaaacgtGATCTAACTCTAACAgagtaaaatatttttaaattgcatatttttatattaaaaaaactttCATATTTCAGAGCTAAAGCtgataaaatatatatagaatGCATACAGTAAAGTGGTTTAGAAATATTCTTTGGGTTCTTGATTTGACGAGTTCCTTATTGAAATCAAACCACGTTCTTCTGAAAAAGCCCCaaaatttttgcttagcaatcctgtgtatatatatttaacaattaagaaaaaaaattttaaaagcatTTTATTTACATAGTGTAGGCCTACTAGCCTTGGTGGTCCGTGGCACCTTAGCTTGCTCCGAATACATCAGTCTTGTAGCGACCCTCCGCCTGATAAAATATTGGTATACTTTATAATCCGGCTGGAGttcaacattttaaattgAGTTGCATACTTTAAGATTTTTAAAGACCATTTCGGCTTCATCCTGGTTTATATTGCCGTATTGACAAATAATTTTAATTATGGTTTTCTCCACTTGAGCGGCCATCGCTAACCTTCCACAAACGTATACGTAAGCTCCCTCGTTCAAAATTTGCGCGGAAACACGTGGGCCGTCTTTCCAGAGCAAGTCTTGCACGTAGCACTGTATCGTAGAAATTTCACCGGAATTCAACATTTATTATAGATAGAAAATATTAATCCATTTTGACATACCTTgctctttcctttttccctggaaaacgcaaaaaaagTTCTGCTGATTATCTTGTGGTGTATCATTGCATCCATCTCACTGGAAAATGGTTGCAGAGCTTTTTCTTTGCATCCGTAATACAAGTAAATGGAACCATACCGATTGCTGGCTACGAGTTTGCGGGGTGGACATGTAAAATAATGGCCGCAGTTACAGTATGCGAATCGTTATGgaaataagtttttttatcCCATACCTTGATGTTGAATGTTGGGCTTCCAGAATTTTCCCCATACTTTTGTGGTGAATGTGCTGTGAAATGGAACGCCCTTTTCAAAGCATCGTTGTTGCCAGAATCCTCTGCGTTTGGAAAAATTTGCATGATTAGCTTTTCCTTGTTTCCAAATGACTTTCTGCCAATAAACGCGTATTCAAACCTAAAAGGAGCAATCCCGCTACCAGCAGCGATCCAAATCATTGGTTTGGAAGGATAGAGAGGCAGATGAAATGAAGGGTTGGATTTGAAATAGCACGCTACGAAATCTCCACGACGGATTTCTTCCAGGTATGAAGTGCACAGTCCTTTAAAAACACGTCCTTCCCCATCCAGCGTTAGGCAACGAACAACGCTTGCTGTAAGACTAAACTTGGAATACTTGGATTAgagaatttttgaaacaaaccCGAACTTGAAGGTATCAAACGAACTGAATTTCAGTCGGTACAATGGCTGCCGAGGAAGAAATGCTGTAAAAACGGGGCTGTAGAACGGGAAGAATGCTGATCAAAGCGGCTGCGTCAACACGAACGGAAGAAAAATCCTCCAAGACATCCACTATATTGGCGTAACCCAAAGACACCCATTGTTTGTAAGATGCGGAATCCTTGACGAATAACAAAGCGCTTATGCCAcggctttaaaaaaacattcgTTTAAAGCTATAGAATACCTCGGCCAAAATGTTAAGTTGTGCTTTTTCAGTTTGATCAATGACTGAAGAAGCCAAAAGCCGGAGTGTATCTTGAGAAGGGGAACCGGTCAAGTCCACGAATCGAGAGAGCAGAGTTTCGAACGTACACGGTGCAATTTTCTTCCAATTTTGCCATTTTTGATTGGGGTTTTGAACTTGAAGTTGAATCAGTGATCGAGTGGCAGGACAGTTTTTAAGACGTAGAGTAAATCGTTGGATGATATCTTGGTTGTTCCGAGGAAAGACGGCTAAATGGTCTCCAGGTTTATACTTGAGATTTTCGGAGTTAAATGTGTTCAACTGAAGAAAAATGGTAGCGTGCCCCTCACTGTACCAATGGATTGAATATTTGGTGTGTTGGTTTTAATGTTTTGTTCTAACAAACTCGAGTTACCTTGAGCCGGAATCTCCGATTATGCTCTTTCCCGAAACTCGAGCAAGTGATACCTCTTTGTGATGGACATCAGAGAGAACTACAGATatcggaaaacaaaaatagaactGTTAGTAAcacaaaaaatataattttaaaaatgatttcgaACCCTGTAAAACgtcttcttttcccccttcgATGACGGAAAAACGCGCAGACACGGTATTCAGCTGATCAAAGGAGGATCCCTTGTTTACGAAATTGCTGTTATCAACTCGTATAAGATATTGTTTGCATAACTCATTCGTGACATCTAACAGCCAGGTTTGGAAAGCTTTTTCTTGGTTATTTAGTTCGTCAGCGCAGTTGAGTGCCAACAAGCGGGTGCCACCCAGTTCTTGAAATATATTATCGACAAATTTCCCGAAAGCACAAAAGTTTGGATAAGCTGTTGAACCCAGACCTAGAACAGCAAagctggaaaacaaaaattagagTTAGTTTATGTTTCATCAGCAGGGAATTCATATTATTAGCTTAAATACTGTATACCAAGAGGATTTGTTAACGAATCGGATTTttgagttttcttctttaattttaacCAAGCTCTTTTTGAATTCATCCCCGTTGCTAGGGGCCTCTCCGTCTCCGAAGGTAGAAACTATTGCAATCGTAGCGTGCTGGTCTTGCAACTGGTTAATATCGTAGTCAGCCATGCAGTACAGCTGGAAGTGCAAAAATATCGTTAGTGCCGGAACAGATGTAGTCTACGTGTGTCACGAGATTGTAGCCTACTATGAAGGTGTCTTTTACCTTAGCTTGGAAAAGAGACTTGAACTTGACGAATGCTTTTGTTGCAAAATTTTCTGCTTTTCCAGATTGTGAAGCAAATAGCAGAACCACTTTAGGTCGTTTTAACCAACGGGAATGATACAGGTAACTGCAGAGCCGGACAGCTATCATTACTGCTCTAAACTTTGGTGTACGTTTTGCAATCTGTTTTACCGCCAACTTTTTGGGGGTATTGGACCATGCCGCCGTCTGGAtgaaaatatatgaaagtaaTTAAACCTTTTCACCAGCTATAGTCTAATCAAATAACGATACTCGCTAAAGCCACCCAGGTAAAAAAGTATGGCAAGCCAAACGTACCGGCCGAATCGAGATGCGCGCAGCATTATATATGTCTTATGTGATGATATATTTGTAGTGAGTGTGCATAAAGGGTCACAGATACGGGTCCTTCTAACGTGCGATCCTCTATTTTTAGAAGTTTTACTGTACTCATAAATACATTCGACTAACTTGAAATTCGATAACCCGCATGGTTTAAAGGAAGTAACAACTCGCCGAAATTTTCCCTGATGAAAAAGTGGCGAAATTTTCGGAACCACGGGACATTGATATTCGTtgattttttacaaaattgaTGAGTTTTACAAAATTGAATAGCGTCGGCGGATTCTATTGAAAtctgtaaaaataaatttaagcCAAATATAAATCTTGCAGAAAACGGAAAAtgaatctctttttttttgccttttccctttaatttttttacgaGCAGGGCGAAAACGGAGAAAaactgttttcattttccttttcgcAACTTGAGCATATCAACGAATATCTAAgtcgtctttctttttaatttctgTGGGGGTTACATGCTT belongs to Daphnia magna isolate NIES linkage group LG1, ASM2063170v1.1, whole genome shotgun sequence and includes:
- the LOC116926483 gene encoding trehalase; translated protein: MANLFPILAIFAGVFVTLTVQLPPPCPSEIYCHGPLLHAVQTAELYSDSKTFVDKKLRFLPDVVLANFSQLMIETQNQPTKEQLQTFVDTNFDAEGLEFQPWDPSDWISDPPFLSNVNNLELRDWGQKLHEGWKALGRQITDDVRDNSDLYSMVYVPNPFIVPGGRFREFYYWDSYWIVKGLLISHMNQTVRGMLDNFCQIVDTYGLIPNGGRIYYQQRSQPPMLIPMVDLYVNATGDIEFLRQRISTIEKEMEFWLTNRTVSVNGYTLARYNVEYDGPRPESYREDLKTAGNLSGNDLEEFYINMKSGAESGWDFSTRWFINDEGTNVGDIGNVKIRNIVPVDLNAFICMNVQLLSKMFSLVGDEAKSQIYRDKFLAWKEAIQMVLWNEEDGVWLDYDMLNNLQRHYFYPSNIAPLWAGCWDEASPQNSLVVDRVLNYLDQSQALQFVGGIPTSMQNSGQQWDYPNGWAPLQHLLVYGLENTADPRAETLAFDIARKWLDNNFLAFQQSIPNAMFEKYDVTSLGLPGGGGEYDVQPGFGWTNGVVLDFLEKYGNRL
- the LOC116926468 gene encoding LOW QUALITY PROTEIN: nitric oxide synthase, brain (The sequence of the model RefSeq protein was modified relative to this genomic sequence to represent the inferred CDS: deleted 1 base in 1 codon), which codes for MKQANLCPCTTGENMTNRLTRQHQRVGKNIGTQVISGLPTFCPEMWLEDRHGVELRNHTTGKVFVDKLFLKNICEGPCSEQEVCASSRMVSRQVPDNYKRPKEKVLQQAKEFLDGFFRNSKKFGSEEHISRLLEVHKDIEDTSRYHLTYDELVYGCGMAWRNAPRCVARVQWSTLKVFDARHVQTAQEMFHSIIEHINYATNQGRLRSVITVFPPRTDGQSDFRVWNSQLISYAGYRNPDGTIKGDPSNVQFTELCLSLGWQIEQTTRFDILPLVLQAKGLPPEIFVIPDDVVLQIPLAHPSGREGVFCDPQRYDISETVASKMELDTSSHTTLWKDTVLLEVNKAVLYSYQMGVNANMSSSISPLFDCRKWIQHFPKPSFEYQTAAWSNTPKKLAVKQIAKRTPKFRAVMIAVRLCSYLYHSRWLKRPKVVLLFASQSGKAENFATKAFVKFKSLFQAKLYCMADYDINQLQDQHATIAIVSTFGDGEAPSNGDEFKKSLVKIKEENSKIRFVNKSSCFAVLGLGSTAYPNFCAFGKFVDNIFQELGGTRLLALNCADELNNQEKAFQTWLLDVTNELCKQYLIRVDNSNFVNKGSSFDQLNTVSARFSVIEGGKEDVLQVLSDVHHKEVSLARVSGKSIIGDSGSSEGHATIFLQLNTFNSENLKYKPGDHLAVFPRNNQDIIQRFTLRLKNCPATRSLIQLQVQNPNQKWQNWKKIAPCTFETLLSRFVDLTGSPSQDTLRLLASSVIDQTEKAQLNILAEDSASYKQWVSLGYANIVDVLEDFSSVRVDAAALISILPVLQPRFYSISSSAAIVPTEIHLTASVVRCLTLDGEGRVFKGLCTSYLEEIRRGDFVACYFKSNPSFHLPLYPSKPMIWIAAGSGIAPFRGFWQQRCFEKGVPFHSTFTTKVWGKFWKPNIQHQASNRYGSIYLYYGCKEKALQPFSSEMDAMIHHKIISRTFFAFSREKGKSKCYVQDLLWKDGPRVSAQILNEGAYVYVCGRLAMAAQVEKTIIKIICQYGNINQDEAEMVFKNLKAEGRYKTDVFGAS